The Deltaproteobacteria bacterium genome has a segment encoding these proteins:
- a CDS encoding GNAT family N-acetyltransferase, whose amino-acid sequence MQSLDLIAFQEQAEDFDRLVEQTPGLDGFCSSTDWGLPANAALMSDRSSWLWRSDSGYVAMMKGKHPDGFTYVQPLEAMWLLGSPFAVAQEDQFLDDLSRLFRREQGWDVMMLAGIDSEAPWVRRLLGQLAADFKVYQGPQTVRIGASLSGGLEGFLGRRTRYFRRNLKRNIRRCGEQEIEFEKIPLDSPEQVAAAFERVMAVENHSWKGLAGTGVNEGAMRDFYRLMLPRLARRGAARLIMASQEGEDVGFIFGGIRRDTYRGLQFSFKDDLRPIGLGNVLQYEALKVLVDEGIEVYDLGSDIDYKRLWGRPYLTTTMFNLLRF is encoded by the coding sequence ATGCAGAGCCTCGACTTAATAGCCTTCCAAGAGCAAGCGGAGGATTTTGACCGACTTGTGGAGCAAACGCCGGGTTTAGATGGCTTTTGTTCGTCTACGGATTGGGGATTACCGGCCAATGCGGCGCTCATGTCGGACCGAAGTTCTTGGTTATGGCGTAGTGATTCCGGCTATGTAGCTATGATGAAGGGTAAGCACCCTGACGGGTTTACCTATGTGCAACCTCTGGAAGCGATGTGGTTACTGGGCTCACCCTTTGCGGTGGCTCAGGAGGACCAGTTTCTCGACGATTTGTCTCGTCTATTTAGAAGGGAACAGGGTTGGGACGTGATGATGCTCGCCGGCATCGACTCGGAGGCTCCATGGGTGAGAAGGCTACTGGGCCAGCTGGCCGCAGACTTTAAGGTTTACCAGGGTCCTCAAACCGTGCGCATTGGTGCCAGTCTAAGCGGCGGATTGGAAGGCTTTCTTGGGCGCCGCACCCGCTACTTCAGGCGAAATTTAAAGCGCAATATTCGCCGGTGTGGGGAGCAAGAAATCGAGTTTGAGAAGATACCTCTTGATTCGCCAGAGCAGGTGGCGGCAGCTTTTGAGCGGGTCATGGCTGTTGAAAATCATAGCTGGAAAGGTCTTGCCGGGACGGGCGTGAATGAAGGCGCCATGAGAGACTTCTATAGGTTGATGTTACCAAGGCTGGCACGCCGCGGGGCGGCTCGTTTAATCATGGCAAGCCAAGAGGGAGAGGATGTGGGCTTTATATTCGGTGGGATCCGACGTGATACTTACCGAGGCCTGCAGTTTAGCTTTAAAGACGACTTGCGGCCGATTGGCTTGGGAAATGTTCTTCAATATGAAGCACTTAAGGTATTGGTAGATGAGGGCATCGAAGTCTACGATCTTGGCAGTGATATTGACTACAAGCGCCTTTGGGGCAGGCCGTATCTCACGACCACTATGTTCAATCTGCTCAGGTTCTGA
- a CDS encoding homoserine dehydrogenase produces MTKITVQKFGSSVLPSRHDLGRAVDEIYASVRQGRKVVAVVSAFGDTTDLLLEQAHAFSAEPDMLGLASLVATGEATAASFLVLALDRAGVSAELFDASRAGLLTEGEPLNSTPISLDTAKFEEAFQDSPVIVMPGFVGRNARGSQTLLGRGGSDLTALFVADQLQAECTLFKDVDGYYDRDPNTEGAKAKRFDTLSWESALTIGGGVVQEKAIHFSSERHLEFSVRAPGQEGQTSVGSFRDVLSGQRNTLLRQRVVLLGCGTVGLGVLKRLRELPKKFDVVAIAVSDLSKPRDNDIPRSILYEDAHAALAVEHDITIEVMGGFELPLELIEQSLQADRHVVTANKEVIAQHGTRLEALATAQGKKLLYAAAVGGATPCIEAAVRLSKEHKLEAAVGVLNGTTNYVLDEMAAGQSYPAAVLAAQQAGFAEADPTSDLNGADVARKLSILVRRGFGVYLAPEDIRSEGIENIGESDVARATSRGEVIRLVAECRRSPTGVDAWISPRYLPEHHALAKVKAESNALTFYGEDGAIETVRGKGAGRFPTAQAVVGDLWELLFALEAQKSQDSGHASIHYLAPSQHNACA; encoded by the coding sequence ATGACTAAAATCACCGTACAAAAATTTGGTAGCTCTGTGCTGCCGAGCCGTCACGATTTAGGAAGAGCTGTTGATGAAATTTATGCCTCGGTTCGCCAAGGGCGCAAAGTCGTTGCGGTGGTTTCTGCTTTCGGAGACACAACGGATTTACTTTTAGAGCAAGCCCACGCATTTTCGGCTGAACCGGATATGTTGGGATTGGCAAGCTTGGTTGCTACGGGTGAAGCCACGGCTGCAAGTTTTCTGGTTCTTGCTCTAGATAGAGCAGGTGTGTCGGCTGAATTGTTTGATGCATCCCGTGCGGGTCTTCTCACCGAGGGCGAGCCGTTGAACTCAACGCCAATTTCCCTCGACACGGCAAAATTTGAAGAAGCTTTTCAGGACTCTCCTGTGATCGTAATGCCAGGTTTTGTTGGTCGTAATGCGCGAGGTTCTCAAACTTTATTGGGCCGTGGGGGTTCAGACCTGACGGCATTGTTTGTAGCGGACCAGCTCCAAGCAGAGTGCACGCTCTTTAAAGATGTCGACGGTTACTATGACCGGGATCCGAATACGGAAGGGGCAAAGGCTAAGCGCTTTGACACTCTTTCTTGGGAGAGCGCGCTGACCATTGGGGGCGGTGTGGTTCAAGAAAAAGCCATTCATTTTTCTAGCGAACGTCACCTTGAGTTTTCAGTTCGTGCTCCTGGCCAAGAGGGGCAGACATCCGTCGGGTCTTTTAGAGACGTTTTGTCTGGGCAGCGCAACACGCTCCTACGCCAGCGGGTCGTTTTACTGGGCTGTGGAACCGTGGGGCTGGGAGTTTTGAAGCGGCTGCGTGAGTTGCCGAAGAAATTCGATGTCGTGGCGATAGCTGTGAGTGATCTATCAAAACCAAGAGACAACGATATTCCGAGAAGCATTCTTTACGAGGATGCACACGCGGCACTCGCCGTTGAGCACGATATTACCATTGAAGTCATGGGCGGTTTTGAGTTGCCACTTGAGCTGATTGAGCAAAGCCTTCAGGCAGATCGCCATGTTGTGACAGCCAATAAAGAAGTCATCGCTCAGCACGGTACCAGGTTAGAAGCTCTCGCCACTGCGCAGGGTAAGAAGCTTCTCTATGCAGCCGCGGTTGGCGGGGCAACGCCTTGCATCGAAGCAGCTGTGCGGCTTTCGAAAGAGCATAAGTTGGAGGCTGCTGTTGGAGTTTTAAACGGAACGACAAACTATGTACTTGATGAGATGGCGGCGGGGCAAAGCTACCCGGCAGCGGTTCTGGCTGCGCAACAAGCAGGCTTCGCAGAGGCAGATCCAACAAGTGACCTCAATGGTGCGGATGTAGCCCGTAAGCTATCTATTTTGGTTCGGCGAGGCTTCGGTGTTTATTTAGCCCCCGAGGACATTCGCTCTGAGGGCATCGAAAACATCGGTGAGAGCGATGTCGCCCGTGCGACCAGCCGAGGTGAGGTGATTCGCTTGGTGGCAGAATGTCGACGGTCCCCAACCGGTGTAGATGCTTGGATTTCCCCTCGCTATCTGCCTGAACATCATGCCTTGGCGAAGGTGAAGGCAGAGAGCAATGCTCTGACATTCTACGGAGAAGATGGGGCCATTGAGACCGTTCGTGGCAAGGGTGCTGGCCGATTCCCAACCGCGCAGGCCGTGGTGGGTGACTTGTGGGAACTTTTATTTGCCCTGGAAGCGCAAAAGTCGCAGGACAGTGGTCATGCCAGTATTCATTATCTGGCTCCCTCACAGCACAACGCTTGCGCATAG
- a CDS encoding 1-acyl-sn-glycerol-3-phosphate acyltransferase — protein MAFKTCVAGPIIAFWMGRGERLKAHSYVRFWCEALFNVSRVTYRVFGTENLPKKQGYILMANHESNYDGPAIIVGLPAPAYFVIKKELSKIPVWGWTARQAGFIVVDRQQSNVARKALSDASVRVMNGSNVIIFPEGTRGDGASLQPLKRGGFHLAVEAQAEIVPVYIGGSAKVLPRLQLAPTPGVIDVHFGEPISTIGKTSDEIGELIETFRDQLDSLQTGSRV, from the coding sequence ATGGCCTTTAAGACCTGTGTAGCAGGTCCAATCATCGCCTTCTGGATGGGCCGCGGAGAGCGCCTCAAAGCTCACAGCTATGTTCGATTCTGGTGTGAGGCACTTTTTAATGTGAGCCGGGTAACGTACCGGGTATTCGGCACCGAAAATCTTCCTAAAAAACAGGGTTATATTCTCATGGCCAATCATGAGAGTAACTATGATGGTCCTGCCATTATTGTGGGCCTACCGGCTCCAGCCTATTTTGTGATCAAAAAGGAACTGTCCAAGATACCCGTATGGGGTTGGACGGCTAGGCAAGCCGGTTTCATCGTCGTGGATAGGCAGCAATCGAATGTGGCTAGAAAAGCATTAAGCGATGCCAGTGTTCGGGTTATGAATGGCAGCAACGTCATCATCTTTCCTGAGGGCACCCGAGGCGATGGTGCTAGCCTGCAGCCATTGAAACGAGGTGGCTTCCATCTGGCGGTCGAGGCTCAAGCTGAGATTGTACCAGTCTATATTGGTGGTAGCGCCAAAGTACTGCCTCGGCTACAATTGGCTCCAACACCGGGCGTTATCGATGTGCATTTTGGCGAACCTATTTCTACAATAGGCAAAACCTCAGATGAAATCGGAGAGCTGATTGAGACCTTTCGGGACCAATTAGATTCTCTGCAGACAGGAAGCAGAGTTTGA